ATGCTTAACAAACAAAGCTGAGGGGATACATACTATGATAGAAATTAGAATCACTGGCAGAACGTGGAGGCAGAACTTCTGAGAGAGAGCACAAGGACGACAAGAGCTCTTCTTGACCATGCACAATAAAAACCCAGTGTAGTTTTTGTCACTCGCCAGGAAAAATCAGCTGAGGGAGAGTCAGGAAGATGTGATTTACGTCCTAGCTACAGTCAGAGTCACATGTGAAGTTGGCCTGAACCGTCTTTATGTTTCAAAGAGATGTTTGCAAATTGTTGATCAAGATCCCTACTAGTGCTGCGCCGATGGCTGGAAGATGATTGCTGTTGCTGCTGTGACTGTGGCAGTTGCTGTTGCTGATATAATGCTCGTAGTCTTCCTCTTTCTCTTTCGAGTACTTCATGCTCCACTGCACAGAATAAAATTACTTTGTACTATAGTAATTAGCTCTGTTTTAAAAGGCAGAATTGGGACTCGCCCGGGGCTCGCCCTGGAGCGGAGCACTCGTAAAACGCCCCGGGACTTATGTGTGGGGCTTAGTTCCGTGAGACTTACACCTCGGCAGTCGGGACTTACGCCCCGGACACGCCCAACGCCCAGCATACCGGGCTCGCCTAATAGAACTTTATGCAATTATGTGTAACTAACcttgtaaatcctcaaattttcttaataaatcgttgactattcaaaattacttttttcttaatTATAAATCATTAGTTGAGAGTATTTTCTGtcataattgaaataaaaattagTGCACATTATCCAGTAAGATTGCTGTGGTAGTAAATTTTAAATATATCTTtcatttaaatattatttttttcacgtttacgagatacaatacttattaatttaatagctcAATATTAGCTAGTAACTATTTACAAATAATGTGTCACTTTATTgacttgttgaaacttaaaaataaatgatgctagagaatcatatttaaattgtgaattaagtttttatttaaattctctttcaaatagaaagcatattaaataaaaggagtattttaaaaaaacatCAAACTATAATATcaaaattctttcaagattcattactcCTTAAGAGGTACATAAAAGATTTCTGCATCAACTATattacttttgatgtttgagttgtaaCGATATTGcagctaatttgcatattatgatataggtcatacttttcgtattattcatagctgaattataattataaatattttaaatagattatttgtcataattttgtgattttaatgtaatttttataattatttttattttatactatcttaaaattcttgaaattagtaaaatttaaagatccATGGGACTTACGCCCCACGTCTCAGGGCTTACACCTCGCCTCACGCTcccgccttttaaaacattggtAATTAGCAGCTTTCTAGTCGCCACTACCCCCAAAACAAAACAGGTTTTCCTATTTGAAGTGCATAACTAATTCAACTACGAAAGCCCCTCAGCCATAATCAACATGACAATTAAGCTCTGAAAAGTTTAAGTTTAATTAGttgagtttctttttctttttctgatatTGGAAAAATCGCCTCCGGACCAACTTTGAGACCTCGGCATCACTTTGTGAGGTATCCTGTAACTCCGGGGGATTATGGGCCCGCCCCTCTACCCTCTTCCCAACTCAAAATACTCTAGTTTCTTATGGTTACAGATTGCAGTATCCCCTTATGTTCTTTAGTAAAGGTAGATTTTGCACTTTCCTAGATGCACAGATACTTTCTTACATCAACTTCTAAAGCCAACAATTAACCCTGTTAATCAATAATGATAAAAGCATGGTAACAACATTTCTTTTTGGGAAAAGGTCCAAATTTGCCCCTCTACTATTGTATATTGTTTACATGTGTCCCCCGTTATACTTTTCGTCCATTTCCGCCCCTGCCGTTAACAAACTTTTCAGATTTGCCCCTAACCCTAATAGCCCTACACTGTAGCAGCTGACCCCTTAAATTTTTTCTCATGTCAGCTACCAAGTCAGATGACACTATGTCATTCACCACATTATGAGTCAAGATATGGGGCCATTCACCAATCCCTAATTTTAatacctgattcccatttaaaaTCCACTATTTTCCAATCTATACCCACCTAGTCCCCTCCAAATCTgttcattttccatttttacttctatttttatttcattttcttcctctttttctttacATCTCTTTCTTCCTCATCAAAACACCACGTCATCTCCTTCACACCATTTTCACCAGAACAAGAAAATTAAACAAACAATCTAAGCCAAAATGAAATAACATGATAGTAAATtgaatttttaaattttgaattaaatTCATGTGTTCGTTGCTGGGTCAGATTCAAGTAAGAGACTTGGAAGTCCATTATCGAAAATTTAAAGCCTCATCCTGGGTTGGGATTTTCTGCATATGAGGTTGAATTAAACTTTAAGGATTGATTTGGTAACTGTAGTAGGATTGAAATTTTTTAAAACCCAGTTGAAAATTAGCATTAAATGTGATTCATCGGCTTCACCATTGTTGAACTTTAAAAGTTCCAGATTTGAATATTTCTTTTGAACTGGTAGCAGTTTGAAAAATTTGTATCAATCTTGTGAGAATCATTTCTTGaattaaggaaagaaagtaaaattaaaaaaggaataaaaaagaaaaaatggttagaaaaataaatgaaagatTCTGGGGGAATGAAGGGTGCTGGGGGTGATGAGGACGACGCGTGTGGTGGTGTGGGGGAGGGGTCTAAGGCAGATTAAAGTCCCTTCCTTTCCACTTGTTTGTTTCTACGTGcagctttttatttttttaatatgacATAGCAGCTGACATGGAAAAAAATTGGAGGGGTCAGCTGCTACAGTGTAAGGCCGTTAGGGTTAGGGGCAAATCTGAAAAGTTTGTTAACGGCAGGGGCGGAAATGGACGAAAAGTATAACGGGGACATATGTAAACAATATACTATAGTAGAGGGGTAAATCCAGaccttttccctttcttttttgcTCTCTTTGTTTTACGAAGGTAAAACAAAAGCCAATGTTTGcttatttctttaaaaaaacttTGGCCTAGTTACGTTATCCATTTGAAAAGCAGATAACTTTGGTCATCTCCCAAGAAGCACCAAAGTTTTGGTTGATTCAACTCCAATATCTCCTTTATATTTTACTACTTATTAATTCCAATATTGTTTTCCACAGTTAAAAGAACCTTTGTAACGAAGATATGTTTATTCTTTCCAAAGTGATAGACAGTAAGAATAAAGCAAGCTGCTGCATATGCAGCTCCTAAAAAAGCTAAACAAAATTCTTGAATTGACAGAAAAAGTTGGCGATTTCCAGGATAATCATTTTTTCCACAAAAGAAAAGTATGTTTTCTGTAATTACCACTAATTATCTCCATTTCTCCAAGAAAACAAGTCATTTGCTAATGAAGTCGAGCATTGCTCCAAACGATGTACTTCCAGTTTTAGGAAAACAACACCCACTTTCCCAGCTCATCTGAATCAAAAACCAATCTTACTATAAGATTTTTATTCACGGGAGAACATTATTCATGCGATACTTCATGATAACCCTAACTTCCAATTATGTCGGTTTAGACTCACTATATTAGCTGCATATTCAACTTTGTAACACCAGTTCAAGCATTGTAAATAGCAGGTACAGCAATAAAGTATAACAGATAAAGAAGAGACTTACAATACTTAATCATCTGTTCTTGAGCTAAGTTTTCTAAGCGCTGCTTTAGGGCTTTATTCTCCATGCTGAGAATAAGACTCTGCTGGTTAAGGAATTCAAGCTCAGCGGATACCTCAGAACCTTCAGCCTGGAATCAAAACAGTGATCAAATCAGCAATTATAACAAAATACATCCATTTATCACTGTATATTACTTCAAGCTTCTGCAGATACATGCCTGCAGAACTTGAACATTTCTTTCCAGTTCAGATATGTATTGAAGCTTCCTAACTCGTGAACGTTGAGCAAATTGTCTGCATTACATGGCACCTTGTCTTAGTAAACTTCAATATGTAAAATAACATTGCATAATGTCCAAATAAACAATACGAATAGCAGATAAGCATCTGTTGGCAAATCACATAATAAAAGAGGAAAACATTGTAGACCAAACATATACTTCCACACCTAAAAATCAAAATACTCCCTCTCTATCAAGTTAGATGACGGATGACCATTTGATTGGTGCAAAGATTAAGAAAAATTCTTGAGTAAGTTGCTACAGTGAAATTAGCTAGATATGTATGCTAAATACAAATAGAAATGCATCAATAGTGGGGTAATTTATCTAGTATAAATCACATAATAGAAAAAGTGATATAGATTGTCTTTGTATTATACTGAATTGTTGATGGTAGGGAAGGTTACTTTTAGTAAAGGGATCCAGGAAATACAAGAGGATGAAAAAAAGAACAAGGTCAAGTAAGTTGAGATGGTGGCAAGAAGAAATGTTCCTGACACATTTCCGTAGCATAAAAATGAATgtactaattttttttttgatgaagaaCATAAAAATGAATGACTATGTTGTTAAATGTTAAATCCACCTATTTTTGTTAACATTTATGGATTGGTAAAGTTATTATAGGTCATGGGTTCGAGCCACATCACACCCTTTGGGGTGCGACACTTCCCCAGACACTGCGTGAACGCGGGATGTtatgtgcaccgggctgccctatCTATGGATTGGAGGATTCGGACACCATAGGCTTTCCTTGAAAAAGTCGAGAGCACAGACTAGCCTACAGCATTGGCCATAGGCCTGTCGCCTGTTCAGTGTATAATATTATCAAAGTTTAGAACATAAAAAACTCAAAATTGCAATACATATCATTACTGCATTTTTAAAAAGATTCAGAAGAAAATAGcatgctaaaatccaaatatttaccttatttgctttttagcaataagaaaagaagaaaagttaTAACATGCTAAAAATACTTACAAATGAAAGTTAGAATACCATTTATGGATCTCATATCCTGGTTATAAGCCCCCAACTAACCAAAACACCCAGTAAACTGATAGTACGGCATGcaatgaaaataaagtaaaacaaTAGACAAACAATGGAAATAGAAACAAACAATATtataaaaacagaaaaaaaaaaagaattatctTAAATATTAACTATCTTTCTTGCAACTATCAACATACTGAAACTATTTGTATTCACTTCCCAACTAAGTCCTTTAGGGTTGCTGAGATAGTTACACTTACTGCTTTGCACGTTTCGTGTCATTTTCTGATGCAGAACTCTTACTGTGAGAAGAATCCTTTTTTTCACCAGATCCCTTTGGATCAGGAGTGACAGATTCAAGTAAACCCTGCTTGTCACTTCCTGCAGATTTGGGTCTCTCTCCTTCTTGTGGAAGAAATGATGATCCCAAGCTCTGAGTCTTGACATTTTCCCTAGAAGGTGGAAAACCACGGAGATGTGGTTTGGCATTTGGAGATGCATCCCTTGACCTACTCTTTTGTTGGTTAGAGGAGTTTCGATCAACATGAAATGTGGCATGCCGAGCATCTTTGTAATAATCAAAGTCTTGGGATCCCCAAGAAGCGACAGGAGTTATATTTCGAAATTTGTTATCATCTTGCGCTATGTAATCTAAGTTTGCAATATTAGCAGCATCAAAATATGTAAAGGAGTCACTagatgaacgccggtggccacctctgCGTACAGGAGTTTCCGGTTCATTAAGAAGATCATCTAACCAAGATGGTTGCTCCTCTATAA
This sequence is a window from Nicotiana sylvestris chromosome 3, ASM39365v2, whole genome shotgun sequence. Protein-coding genes within it:
- the LOC104237953 gene encoding uncharacterized protein At4g06598-like isoform X1 — its product is MANSKGPSNMRHMMYNGKSSLLPPKSPFPSTCPSYVDYPPSSAVTQKGISKCRDGSHHQRTSSESCLIEEQPSWLDDLLNEPETPVRRGGHRRSSSDSFTYFDAANIANLDYIAQDDNKFRNITPVASWGSQDFDYYKDARHATFHVDRNSSNQQKSRSRDASPNAKPHLRGFPPSRENVKTQSLGSSFLPQEGERPKSAGSDKQGLLESVTPDPKGSGEKKDSSHSKSSASENDTKRAKQQFAQRSRVRKLQYISELERNVQVLQAEGSEVSAELEFLNQQSLILSMENKALKQRLENLAQEQMIKYLEHEVLERERGRLRALYQQQQLPQSQQQQQSSSSHRRSTSRDLDQQFANISLKHKDGSGQLHM
- the LOC104237953 gene encoding uncharacterized protein At4g06598-like isoform X2, which produces MANSKGPSNMRHMMYNGKSSLLPPKSPFPSTCPSYVDYPPSSAVTQKGISKCRDGSHHQRTSSESCLIEEQPSWLDDLLNEPETPVRRGGHRRSSSDSFTYFDAANIANLDYIAQDDNKFRNITPVASWGSQDFDYYKDARHATFHVDRNSSNQQKSRSRDASPNAKPHLRGFPPSRENVKTQSLGSSFLPQEGERPKSAGSDKQGLLESVTPDPKGSGEKKDSSHSKSSASENDTKRAKQQFAQRSRVRKLQYISELERNVQVLQAEGSEVSAELEFLNQQSLILSMENKALKQRLENLAQEQMIKYYELGKWVLFS